A genomic segment from Branchiostoma floridae strain S238N-H82 chromosome 7, Bfl_VNyyK, whole genome shotgun sequence encodes:
- the LOC118418960 gene encoding liver carboxylesterase 1-like: protein MAGARGLRPFVVCTVVILLVLPRKSDAVVVSTTHGDVRGSEFLTSSVVGNAVFDRVFTFKGIPYAAPPVGHLRWRPPQDPSRWTGIRDVTEFGSRCPQYEFPLPGPIHIEVMGSGGIAISEDCLFLNVYTPDVSATANLPVMVWIPGGGWMGGSGTTYPAEIPTSLHNVVMVTINYRLGNLGFLPTRDDDAPGNFGLLDAIKALEWVQANIRNFGGDPDRVTIFGESAGGYSVSLLVMSSMATGLFHRAISQSGVAGVPVAQKGDITQTQNLAVSLNCSTDSYDDMMSCLRGYVQFCTS, encoded by the exons ATGGCCGGCGCTCGGGGTCTCCGTCCGTTTGTCGTCTGTACGGTGGTGATTCTGCTGGTTCTTCCGCGTAAATCAG ATGCCGTTGTCGTCTCCACCACTCATGGCGACGTGAGAGGTTCAGAGTTCCTGACCTCCTCTGTTGTCGGAAATGCCGTCTTTGACCGCGTCTTCACCTTCAAGGGGATTCCTTACGCCGCTCCGCCTGTGGGGCACCTCAG GTGGCGCCCTCCCCAGGACCCGAGCCGCTGGACAGGTATCCGTGACGTCACAGAGTTCGGCTCCAGATGTCCACAGTACGAGTTTCCCCTGCCTGGTCCGATCCACATCGAGGTCATGGGATCCGGCGGTATCGCCATCAGCGAGGACTGCCTGTTCCTGAACGTGTACACTCCAGACGTATCCGCTACTGCAAACCTGCCT GTGATGGTGTGGATCCCTGGTGGAGGTTGGATGGGTGGCAGTGGTACAACCTACCCAGCTGAGATCCCCACGTCACTCCATAACGTCGTCATGGTAACCATCAACTACCGGCTGGGTAACCTGGGCTTCCTGCCGACCCGGGACGATGACGCACCCGGCAACTTTGGGCTTCTGGATGCG ATAAAGGCCCTCGAGTGGGTTCAGGCGAACATCCGGAACTTCGGAGGAGATCCCGACAGAGTCACCATATTTGGAGAGTCAGCTGGAGGCTACTCTGTCTCCCTGCTCGTCATGTCTTCCATGGCAACGGGACTGTTCCACCGGGCCATCTCTCAGAGCGGCGTGGCGGGAGTTCCAGTCGCACAGAAAGGCGacatcacacaaacacaaaacctCGCTGTCAGCTTGAACTGCAGCACGGACTCCTACGATGACATGATGAGTTGTCTGAGGGGGTATGTACAATTCTGTACATCATGA
- the LOC118419256 gene encoding ectonucleotide pyrophosphatase/phosphodiesterase family member 7-like, producing the protein MGSSRLAAVFPPLFLMISMLSAVPEPESSDGKLLLVLLDGFRWDMDRLEDLPHLAAFSAQGVNVPYVTPAYVTLTVPNIFTILTGCHPETHGVLHNVFFDHSTGQFLLPEEVDNSTQILDPGVEPLVVTASRQGKRTGTYMLTPIPGILPDIYYYQPLSTLNETYGGFLEGVDTVLGWFTDDDVDFTTFYIAKLDAVSHIYGPESPAARSVLKEIDGVIGYLLEQVKQLGLTDLNIILVADHGMQQVYAVPAPIEILRYVNASSLQMLIADYGPLALIQPAPGRREEVYAALAGSHTNMTVYYKEDFPTRFHYANHPRMTDILATADPGYVIYSRYSGALQYQGEHGYDNRDPAMRALFRAWGPNFRRGYARPDPFDSVHIYPLMCAVLGVEPAPNNGSLTEVADMLASVDCQGTREYD; encoded by the exons ATGGGGTCGTCCCGTCTAGCAGCAGTCTTCCCTCCGCTGTTCCTGATGATCTCTATGTTATCGGCCGTTCCCGAGCCGGAGAGCAGCGACGGGAAGCTCCTGCTGGTCCTTCTAGACGGTTTCCGCTGGGACATGGACCGGCTGGAGGACTTGCCGCACCTGGCCGCCTTCTCAGCACAGGGGGTGAACGTGCCGTACGTTACACCTGCCTACGTCACGCTAACAGTGCCCAATATCTTCACCATTTTGACAG GCTGTCACCCGGAAACTCACGGAGTTCTGCATAACGTATTCTTCGACCATTCCACCGGGCAATTCCTCCTTCCAGAAGAGGTGGATAATTCTACCCAGATTCTGGATCCCGGCGTCGAACCGCTTGTCGTCACGGCCAGCCGACAGGGGAAGCGCACAGGAACCTACATGCTCACTCCCATCCCGGGCATCCTGCCGGACATCTACTACTACCAACCTCTGTCTACTCTGAACGAAACGTACGGCGGGTTCTTGGAAGGAGTGGACACCGTGCTGGGTTGGTTTACGGACGATGACGTCGACTTCACGACCTTTTACATCGCCAAGCTGGACGCCGTGTCACATATCTACGGGCCCGAATCCCCTGCCGCCCGAAGTGTGTTGAAGGAAATAGACGGTGTCATCGGCTACTTACTCGAACAG GTAAAACAACTAGGACTGACGGACCTGAACATAATCCTCGTGGCCGATCACGGTATGCAGCAAGTCTACGCCGTCCCCGCCCCGATCGAGATCCTGCGCTACGTGAACGCCTCGTCTCTGCAGATGCTGATCGCGGACTACGGCCCGCTGGCCCTGATCCAGCCCGCCCCGGGCCGCAG GGAGGAGGTGTACGCCGCGCTGGCCGGCAGCCACACCAACATGACGGTTTACTACAAGGAGGACTTCCCGACCAGATTCCACTACGCCAACCATCCCCGCATGACGGACATCCTGGCCACGGCGGACCCTGGGTACGTCATCTACTCG CGGTATTCAGGAGCCTTACAATACCAAGGAGAGCACGGGTACGACAACCGCGACCCGGCCATGCGGGCACTGTTCCGGGCGTGGGGGCCGAACTTCCGGCGGGGCTACGCGCGACCCGACCCGTTCGACTCCGTCCACATCTACCCTCTCATGTGCGCGGTCCTCGGGGTGGAACCTGCGCCGAATAACGGCTCTCTGACAGAAGTAGCAGATATGCTAGCTTCAGTGGATTGCCAGGGGACTAGAGAATATGACTAA
- the LOC118419254 gene encoding pyrethroid hydrolase Ces2e-like, producing the protein MADDPIYRRDQFLQLLTDAWFTAPTVMMAQAQAASSRVYQYELQHSASVFSYRPPYVKVDHGDDVFFMFGIPLLRDVTGNSWKYSFTQEERDLSLDMMAYWVNFATNGDPNDSAGAVRMRDMVHWPRYTSSSQEYLRLDVTSSADVRLRESRMKFWNEEVPRLMGREVRTAGSDEL; encoded by the exons ATGGCGGACGATCCGATCTACCGACGTGACCAGTTCCTCCAACTCCTGACGGACGCGTGGTTCACCGCACCGACAGTCATGATGGCGCAGGCACAGGCAG CCTCCAGTCGAGTGTACCAGTACGAGCTGCAGCACAGCGCGTCGGTCTTCTCTTACCGCCCGCC GTACGTAAAGGTTGACCACGGTGATGACGTGTTCTTCATGTTCGGCATCCCGCTCCTGCGTGACGTCACCGGCAACTCCTGGAAGTACAGCTTCACCCAGGAGGAGAGGGACCTGAGTCTGGACATGATGGCGTACTGGGTCAACTTCGCCACTAACGG AGACCCCAATGACTCTGCGGGAGCGGTGCGCATGCGTGACATGGTGCACTGGCCACGTTACACTTCTTCATCCCAAGAGTACCTCCGGCtggacgtgacgtcatctgctGACGTCAGGCTGCGGGAGTCCCGGATGAAGTTTTGGAACGAGGAGGTGCCGAGGCTGATGGGAAGGGAGGTTCGAACCGCCGGGTCGGATGAACTTTGA